The window TTTTGAACTCCTCGTGGCATTGAATGTTGATCACACCTGATTATGTTAGATGGATTAATTCAGAGTTGAGTTTCAAGCAGAGTTTAATTTGGACAGGCATGCTGAGAATTTCTCTATATCAGCAGGGGGCATTTCAGTTTAAGAATGTAAACTATGCAAAGGTAGatcaattttgcataaaatgaaaatcaaatcaGTGTGGTCATGAAGCAGTTGATGAAAAGAATCACCTCCAGTTTAAGTGAAAGCTCACTCCCCATGTTTAAAATCCATGATTAACAGACATTTTAAGATATATTGCAAAGTCGTTAAGGTTACAATAGGAGCTGATATTGGTGTGATGAACTGGGCTAGCAGAGGATGAAATACGCATCTTGAAGATGTGCAACAAAGAGGGTAAGTTTTTCGTCAAAAGAGTGCTTTATCAAGCGAATTTCATGACATCATTGTAATAATGACGCATGAGTGAGACATCAACGGCATAAGCTCTATATTTGACATGTTGTAGAATGTTACTGTTACGCGcagtataaaactaagaatTCACAAAGAGTACTGAATTTGTTTGATACATCCCTAAAATGAGTCAGAATTGGGACCAGCAAGAACCATACACCTTTTGGATTCATCTTTGCTTCATGAGTGATATTGGCTTTATCAATAAAGGAACTGACAAAAGGAGAAGGAACAAAGGACAGCATGGCCATGATATGAATTGATCATTGAGCAACAAGATCAAGTTGGTAAGGATTAACCTTTTATTTCAATAGTCGATTATTATAAATGGCCTCTTTAATAATAACTATGATGGTAGATAGAGCTAGGTATCATTGTAGCTAAGAAGAAGAGAGCATTTCTTTTGATGCATCATTGGAGGTAATTTTGAGAGAAGCTAGAGCAGAAACACTTGTCATGAATAGCAATTAGTAGTTTGCAACTTTGCATGATAATGGGGATTTTATTGAGCCAAAGAGGAGTATTGTCTAATCATGACAtggattttattaaaattagaccCTAAGGTCGCAATATTTCTTAGCAAGGATGgtataaataagataaaataggCCACAATCCCTGGATTTTATTCGATAGAAACTTCAGTCAGGAAAAATCTCATATTTCTTACAAGCAAGACTACTCACGGAAGGAACAAATTCGAGTTTAGCAAACCGAAGTACTTGTGACAAACCAGTGAAGTTGGTTTAGTTTATAGGCAATAATATCAGAAGAAACATGTTCCCAAATGGAGCCAATTGTTAACCACGACTTTCTCTTGTGTAATTTGGAATTTAAGACTCTTATGAATAGAAACAGGGGCTATTGAGAAACATGTTTTGACTGATCAGTTAACCAGACCACTAAGAGAAATTTATAGGCAGCGCAGGATATACAAGATACATATAAATTGCTAAGATAGTACACAATGAAAAAATTGGGAGAACTGATTAAGATGGCCGGGATTCATTACAGAGAGAAAATGTTCCACAAGCAACAGAAATCATCAGCACGGTGGGTAAAGGCAAATTAGGGAAGATATATGACTGTTCATGGTATGACTTTACATATGAACCTTGACAAAGGCAAAGAATAATCACTACAACCTTGTAGGATTATGCATCGAGTTTTGTTGAACAGATGTCAAGGAAAGCTTAAGCCTACATCTATGTAACTCAGGACATCTTCATACAtatccaatattttttttatcaatcaaTCCCCACTCCCATGTTTTGACTATCACAAGCACAAAATTTAAGTTTCTAGCATCACTTTGACAGCTCGCAAGGCCTCAACAGCCCAACACCCAACAAAATgttcacaaataatatttgaagatCCATTCTATTCAAAGAGAAACTTCTCCTCAAACACAAGAGCGTAGAAAGCATTGAGCCAGAATGTGATATAGACAGAAACATACTCATTCAAATGAAAATCAAGTAATCGCTATCATAATCATATGGTTTgagattcaatttcataatcCCCACAATAAGATTAGCTGCCGAGTAATTACCATTCATGCCGACACAGTCATCGTGAATTTGGCAACAAGCATCCACATCATCACAAGGCTTCTCCCCGGCACATCCGGTCCATCCTACTCCGCAGTACTTCCCATACCTAATCCCAATCGCTAGAGCACACATTTCAGAAGGaagaacaaaacaacaaaaacgtAGACCAGTCATCGACAAAAATACTCACTATCACAGTTCTCCGCCGCGCAGGTCGTGCTGCACTTGACCTGTCACACACATTCAACAGATCAACGACCACGAAATGAAGAAATCGGGAATCTGAAATCGAACGGTACGGTAATCGAATACCGGAGATTTATCGGTGGATTCAGCAATCAGAACGGAGAAGATCAGGAAtgcggcggcggtggagaCGGCGGTCCGATGTAGATGTGCGGCGGATCGCGGCAGCATTCTCTCCCTCCCTGGAATGGTATACGGCGGAGCTGTGGGTTTCTTCCCTTGAAATTTTCGTCCCTTCGCTTTGTGGCGTTTCAGTTGAGAAAAATCAGTTTGTTTGTAGTCTCGGGAGAAATGAGGTGAATTACCGAAATAGCCCTCCCGAAGAATAGGAATCTGCGTGGCCTCTGTTGTGCCATTGGTCAGCCGGCGTTTCTCCACCATCATTTGCCACTGCCATGCGGGGCTAATTCGGGAGTTTATATATTCAAACATTTCGGCCACTTttagtaaatatattaattttcaaaaaaattgtgtttttctCGAATAATATTACaggttaatttttttccacgaatgaaaaagatttatgttattttaatagattgaagaacaattttggagggtgtgcttcaagaaaaactatcttcaaatattgaaaaacttgaaactttcaaaattgttgtcgagaaattacgaaaaaaaatcagtatcatagtattatttgtgggaattttttcattcgtgggaaaaaacaaacacgtggtaaagttcgtgatattatttgccaattttaaagttagtgggaaaaacccaactttttgaaagtttcgtgatattagatgccaatatcccttcacaaatgaaaaaattcatattattttaatagattgaaaaacaattttggaggTTGTGTTCGAAAcaaactatcttcaaagatcgaaaaacttgaaactctcaaaattgttgtcgagaaattacgaaaaaaatccatatcataatattatttgtgggaattttttcattcgtaggaaaaaacaaacacgggataaaattcgtgatattatttgccaattttaaagttcgtggaaaaactttttaaaagttccATGATATTTAAACTATGAAAACATACAAAGGGAACAattattggaaaaaatatactagtaaaattttgattattcttgCTACTTTAAAATCAGccgaaaaaattattaaatctaTTATTTGTCGTTGTAGAATTTAGCATACACTTTGATTTGGGTTAAATGTGGGACTATGATGTGATGAACCGAAATGTGagtttatatattcatttcaaCCTTCATATTTACATCAAATACTTTTACAgaaacatattaaaatatgatgtgaacactttaaaaattttcaacatactatcatttttttccaGGCTAGGAAGAAGCAAAGAACTACAGCATTTGAAGTAAGGACAAACTTCATCGTTAGTTTCTCCTCCAACCAATAGATCTGGGATTTAAGTCACTATTTCCACAAAGTAAATGGAAAACCATTATTAATCCACTTAACTTGAATGTCAAACCGAAAAAGAGGTAGGAATGGAACCATTATTGAGGCAAAGATAGAGATTGGTGGTAATTTATGAAGGCAACACCAAAACTTTTATAAGGAGCTACATTCATCACAGTAACAATATctaaatgaagataaaaacAATGTGAAGTTCAAAACCACTCCACTAagagaaaattcaaataccGATGTACTGATTATTGAGGCCTTCAATTTTAACACTGATTTATCAGCTTGCCAAACTCtctttgaaataaaaaaacttgcATGATGACAATCTGCCCGACCATGAGTACGCGAATCATTCCCACAATTATTACCCAGTCCGTTTTCAGGGATAGTAGCCGGTAAATGTGAATCCCCTTCCGACAATTTCACCGGCACAGAACCATGCAAAGCATTCAAGCCCGAACAGAGCAGCGATTCCAAGATCCTCAACCTTCATTTCCTGCCTGTGCTTCCACATATTCTTCACGTAGTCGATTTCCTTCCAGAAGGTCTCAGTGCGACCAGGAATGCTGCAATTGGTGTAACAGAGTAAATTAGGAATCCTTCTAGAAATAAAGGATGGAGCTTGAAATTTTTATAGCAACTCTAGACACATCAGATTCAACGAATATCTAAACAACATGTTCACCCAGAACAGAAGAATCATGCAAATGAGGTGCCTGATAAGAGCGTAAATCAATCATATAAGCAATCCAGTGAAACCGTCACACAATGTCCATCATCAGTTAGCTTTGTGATCTGTCTCAAGTATTTAGCTTGTCAATGGCAGGGCtgcatattaatattactgaTATTTATCAATTGCATAATGCATTGATAACAAGCTCAAGCAGATAGACCTCAGTAGACTGCAAATATTAAAACCAATGCTGATAGAAACTCATGCGAAATATAGGGAGACAAAAAGTAACCTGGCAAGACGAGTGTAGAACAGCTGCTTGGATAATTCGCTACATGTTTCAACAGTTGCTGGTTCTTTTACATATTGTTTGTTCTGCTCCATTAACTGCTTATAGTAGGTGGTGCCATGCTTGGACACATATTGTGTGGCTTGGCAAGCCTTGCTTTGCAATTGCTGTAGTCTCGCTGCCATTACACCCAAAGTCAGTCCTGCAcatcaaaccaaaaaacaGCAGTTAGATAAAGCAAATGGAACTATCACTGCCATTAAACTAAAAGCTTCACAAAACTTGTGAAGGTCACCTAGAGATAAGAAAACAGAGCAATCATCTCGACAtgtacaaataaatttaagtgGCACTTAATTCCCTTCTGCTTTTCTCCTAATTAAATCTAAAGTTCTAAGCTCAacttcacacacacactactTCTCAATTCTTATCCTTATTAAGCTGATACTcaacccaaaataaaaaagcacagcttttcaaaaatttgtttGGGAATGTCCATACATAAGATGAAAATCAACACAGGCAAAAAAAAGGCACGGATCACTCACCATCCAAACCAATAGATAGGAAggcattttactatttttagaataaaaacaTAGTAGGTATATCAGTATATGACTATTACAAACAGTAAAAAtaccaacaaaaattataaattaaatgaaaccaACCAACCCACGCAGCAAGTAGCACATGATTACCATTTTCACTATCTGCATACTACGAATAACTTATCCATAACAAGACAGACAATGAAGGTATATCATtcgaacaaaaaaataatcacagaTTTGAAAAATGAAGGCAAATTCagaataaaaacaacaatGAACTCAAACTCCAAATTATGCTCGCTTCACTTATTAACAATACATCCTTCACAATAATgcacatgaaaataaaagcataaaaaactagaaattcaGCTCATCAAGCAAAAATACGCAAcacaattgaaattaaaataattttcataaaaataccATAAAAAGGCTTCTACAGGAAAATGAAAGGATCTCAGTACGCTTGCATATCTACATACATTTCACAAACTTCCTTcctaaacaaataataaacaaaatcaaattcacGGCATCTGAGCATGGATCAGAGCAAAATATCATCACTGCACACCCACACAGTCTTAAACCCTAAACCAGATGATGAAAATCACAGATCTGAAAAGTACACCTAAAACCCTAGAGAAGAAAAATGGCGGCGAAATAAAGACAAGACGATCAACAGCTGGATGCACAATCAAGAGATAGGAAATATATACCTTCCGATCGGAAACTGAAAGGCGAGCTCCGGTTTCACAGACTCGCCGATAAGCTCTTGGGTAGTGAGAGAAAGGGGAGGTGAGGTCTGAGGTTGTAAATCAAGAGAAAAGTCTTCTTAAATAAATTCACCTTATATTTTTAACTGCTTCAGTGAAACAGTACTTCACTTCGAGTAATTACTGATCCAGCTTTCGGTAAAAATCTTGCTTTTGGGCTTTCAGTTTGGGCTTGAATTTGGGCTTTTCAGCTTGTTGGAAAATAAATCTTGCTCTTTGGATTTAGTTTGGGCTTGTGTTTGGGcttttttggggttttgtcaacaatttaaacttttgttttttattgagTATTAAAAAATCCATCATTTTCAACGTTTTTCATAAAATGTCATAAAATTCGGTTACgaaaaaatcatactccctctgttccgcAGTAgtagaggcgtttcttttcgtcACGAGATttgagaaaaattgtgttaagtgggttaaataaaggaagaataaagtaaaaaagtgaaaaaggtagagagatgaagaaagaataaattaagagagagtaaagtaagatataagaaatgtgttgacttttgctataaaaggaaatgactcaactactatggaacgtaccaaaatggcaaaatgactcaactaccgcggaacggagggagtatgcaACTAGTTTGGATTAGTTTTATCAACACATGTCTATAAGACGATGCCATGCTCGTATAATGCAGGGGCGGAGCCGAGAATTTGTTATTAGAGGGACATTGGGTTTTTATAGTGAAAATTAGATGGGCAATTAGATAATTAGTTGCTATGTTAAAACAAATAGGTTATAGATGTAAATAGGAAATTGTTGTATTGTATTAAACTGGTTTCTCGGTCGCGATTGTTGTGCGTATAGATAGTATAGATTGTTGTTGT is drawn from Salvia hispanica cultivar TCC Black 2014 chromosome 6, UniMelb_Shisp_WGS_1.0, whole genome shotgun sequence and contains these coding sequences:
- the LOC125193488 gene encoding probable phospholipase A2 homolog 1 gives rise to the protein MLPRSAAHLHRTAVSTAAAFLIFSVLIAESTDKSPVKCSTTCAAENCDTIGIRYGKYCGVGWTGCAGEKPCDDVDACCQIHDDCVGMNGVINIQCHEEFKKCLKKVHISGKEGFSKACPYDTTIPTMIQGMDIAILLSQMGAPREDL
- the LOC125192020 gene encoding uncharacterized protein LOC125192020; amino-acid sequence: MAARLQQLQSKACQATQYVSKHGTTYYKQLMEQNKQYVKEPATVETCSELSKQLFYTRLASIPGRTETFWKEIDYVKNMWKHRQEMKVEDLGIAALFGLECFAWFCAGEIVGRGFTFTGYYP